In Aminobacterium sp. MB27-C1, a single genomic region encodes these proteins:
- the hemW gene encoding radical SAM family heme chaperone HemW has product MYLHVPFCFQKCPYCAFYSMRGTKNDIDAYLTALEKELLWWKVYLGDKPRALSIYIGGGTPTCLSVEQWQRLIDLLQRYVRVNSDVEISVEANPDSLTEEHMKLWKGWGVKRVSLGVQSLCDEELLWLKRTHTAKRALWAIDRLLHFGFHVSGDLMFGLAGQSLRKWHTSLSNLVHSGVTHISIYQLSIEEGSVWGKNPPSGVQNGYVHYRWAQWYLEKSGFSQYEIASFSRPGYECRHNQAYWFEKNVLPLGPSAWGYIDGTRFWNVKTLAEYLKRATMNISPVEGKERLTLEKSGRESAVLALRTSRGIHIPSFKERYGEDLINSILFEFENVPEDCLCWKGDFLSLSRKGMRVANSIWSLII; this is encoded by the coding sequence ATCTATCTTCATGTTCCTTTTTGTTTTCAAAAATGCCCCTATTGTGCTTTTTATAGTATGCGAGGCACAAAAAATGACATTGATGCCTACCTAACGGCTTTGGAAAAAGAATTATTATGGTGGAAAGTGTATCTGGGCGACAAACCTAGGGCACTTTCCATATATATAGGTGGAGGAACTCCTACTTGCCTTTCTGTTGAGCAATGGCAGAGGCTTATTGATCTTTTACAGAGATATGTTAGAGTCAATAGCGATGTAGAAATTTCTGTGGAAGCTAATCCTGATTCCCTCACAGAGGAACATATGAAACTTTGGAAGGGATGGGGTGTCAAAAGGGTCAGTTTAGGCGTTCAAAGTCTATGTGATGAAGAGCTTTTGTGGTTGAAGCGAACTCATACAGCTAAAAGAGCTTTGTGGGCTATTGATCGACTTTTACATTTCGGATTCCACGTAAGTGGAGACCTTATGTTTGGTCTTGCAGGCCAGTCTTTAAGAAAGTGGCATACCTCTCTTTCCAACCTGGTTCATTCCGGAGTAACACATATCTCTATATATCAACTTTCAATAGAAGAAGGATCTGTTTGGGGGAAAAATCCTCCATCTGGAGTGCAGAATGGATATGTTCACTATAGATGGGCCCAATGGTATTTGGAAAAAAGTGGATTTTCCCAGTATGAAATAGCAAGCTTCTCTCGACCGGGATATGAATGTCGACATAATCAGGCATATTGGTTTGAGAAGAACGTGTTGCCTCTCGGCCCTTCTGCGTGGGGATATATAGATGGCACCCGTTTTTGGAATGTCAAAACTCTAGCAGAATACCTAAAAAGGGCCACTATGAATATTTCTCCAGTAGAGGGCAAAGAACGCCTGACTCTCGAAAAAAGCGGAAGAGAATCAGCTGTTCTCGCATTGCGAACTTCACGAGGAATACATATTCCTTCTTTTAAAGAACGTTACGGAGAAGATCTTATTAACTCTATTCTTTTTGAATTCGAAAATGTTCCGGAAGATTGTTTGTGTTGGAAGGGAGATTTTTTGAGCCTTTCTCGAAAAGGTATGCGTGTGGCCAATTCCATATGGTCACTTATTATCTAA
- the yedF gene encoding sulfurtransferase-like selenium metabolism protein YedF — protein sequence MTTKIDARGKACPQPVMMTKQAVDNGAKDVTVFLDNPVAASNVQRFLSKQGFSVSLRDDNGDLIVEAQLTGNLSQDPQKKAASAQAKSCPEEKNAIFISHNVMGGDDKELGEVLIKGFLGTLAQLDVPPAYIALMNEGVKLALKGTPTCEHLQDIASKGTTILVCGTCSNHFGITEKIGVGTISNMFEITDTLLKASKVISM from the coding sequence ATGACAACCAAAATTGATGCCCGTGGCAAAGCATGCCCCCAACCTGTTATGATGACAAAACAAGCTGTTGATAATGGTGCAAAAGATGTTACAGTCTTTCTTGATAACCCTGTAGCTGCATCTAACGTACAACGTTTTCTATCAAAACAGGGATTTTCAGTATCACTTCGTGATGATAACGGCGATCTTATAGTAGAAGCACAGCTAACAGGCAACCTTTCCCAAGATCCTCAGAAAAAAGCTGCATCAGCTCAGGCAAAATCCTGCCCTGAAGAAAAAAATGCCATTTTTATTTCACATAACGTAATGGGTGGAGATGACAAAGAGCTAGGGGAAGTTTTAATTAAAGGCTTTTTAGGAACGTTGGCCCAGCTTGATGTTCCTCCGGCATATATAGCGCTTATGAACGAAGGCGTAAAACTGGCTCTTAAAGGAACCCCAACATGCGAACACCTTCAGGATATAGCGTCAAAAGGAACAACAATTCTCGTATGCGGGACATGCTCTAATCATTTCGGAATTACAGAAAAAATTGGTGTCGGAACAATTTCAAATATGTTTGAAATCACCGACACCCTATTAAAAGCCTCAAAAGTTATTTCAATGTAA
- the selA gene encoding L-seryl-tRNA(Sec) selenium transferase, protein MVESDKNKILKNLPAMDVLLNQKWVSPYEKELGRDMIKKVFTSLLAETRKAVLQNEHVETSIEGLNQKALSIFKRRVAHSLQSVVNATGVTVHTNLGRSCLPSEAVEAVCNVAAHYNTLEFNLEEGKRGQRNSHVEWLLCEVTGAEAAIVVNNNAGAVLLCLAALARDKEVIVSRGELVEIGGSFRIPDIMTFSGARLVEVGATNRTHLKDFVQAFSEETAMVLKVHPSNFKIEGFSSTVPREDLSRLAKDKNVIFMEDLGSGVLIDLSPWGLYGEPTVRDCIASGVDIVTFSGDKMLGGPQIGAVVGKKELIDKLRTYPLLRAMRVDKMTLAAFESVLRMYLQGRWQEIPTLNMLTASLKDLKKKAQRLRRKIKRAFPDLDVSVVEVNDAVGGGAFPVTELKGYGVALRNTNRGSAGTLQALLREAPEPIVAGAGEDTLLFHVRTLLDGDMERILSGLAWMLEVK, encoded by the coding sequence GTGGTGGAATCTGATAAAAACAAAATATTAAAAAATCTACCCGCCATGGATGTTTTGCTTAATCAAAAATGGGTTTCCCCCTATGAAAAAGAGCTCGGAAGAGACATGATCAAGAAGGTTTTTACCTCTTTGTTGGCGGAGACGAGAAAGGCAGTTCTTCAGAACGAACATGTAGAGACATCTATTGAGGGTCTGAACCAGAAAGCCCTTTCAATCTTTAAAAGACGAGTTGCTCATAGCTTGCAGTCTGTAGTTAATGCAACAGGAGTGACTGTTCACACAAATCTTGGACGTTCTTGTCTTCCTTCGGAAGCGGTGGAAGCCGTATGTAATGTGGCAGCGCACTATAATACTCTCGAATTTAACCTGGAGGAAGGAAAAAGAGGGCAAAGGAATTCTCATGTGGAATGGCTTCTTTGTGAAGTGACAGGTGCTGAAGCAGCCATTGTTGTTAATAATAATGCAGGAGCGGTTTTACTCTGTCTTGCCGCTTTGGCCCGTGATAAAGAGGTTATCGTTTCCCGTGGAGAGCTTGTGGAGATTGGTGGTTCCTTTAGAATTCCTGATATTATGACTTTTTCGGGTGCGCGGCTGGTAGAGGTTGGAGCTACGAACAGAACTCATCTCAAAGACTTTGTTCAAGCTTTTTCAGAAGAAACGGCTATGGTGTTAAAAGTACATCCATCCAATTTTAAAATAGAGGGATTTAGTTCTACTGTTCCCCGAGAGGATTTAAGCCGTTTGGCAAAGGATAAAAACGTTATCTTCATGGAAGATTTGGGAAGTGGAGTGCTTATTGATCTCTCTCCGTGGGGACTTTATGGTGAGCCCACAGTTAGAGATTGTATTGCGTCAGGCGTTGATATCGTTACTTTCTCGGGAGATAAAATGCTGGGAGGCCCTCAGATTGGAGCAGTGGTTGGCAAAAAAGAGCTGATAGATAAATTAAGAACGTATCCTCTTCTGCGAGCAATGCGCGTTGATAAGATGACTTTGGCAGCTTTTGAATCTGTTCTGAGAATGTATTTGCAGGGAAGGTGGCAAGAAATACCCACTCTTAATATGCTGACTGCTTCTTTGAAAGACCTAAAGAAAAAGGCACAACGACTTCGTCGGAAAATAAAAAGGGCTTTTCCTGATCTTGATGTTTCGGTTGTTGAGGTCAATGATGCTGTAGGCGGAGGAGCCTTCCCCGTAACGGAGTTAAAAGGGTACGGTGTAGCTCTTAGAAACACGAACAGGGGAAGCGCTGGAACCCTCCAAGCCCTTCTCAGAGAGGCGCCAGAGCCAATAGTTGCAGGTGCAGGTGAAGATACCCTTCTTTTCCATGTTCGAACGCTTTTAGATGGAGATATGGAGCGAATACTCAGCGGACTAGCATGGATGTTGGAGGTGAAATAG